A segment of the Georgenia sp. M64 genome:
GAGGAGCTCCGCCTCGCCGAGCTCGAGCCGGACAAGGCGCTGCGCGAGACCTGGGCCGCGTGGCTCGAGGGGCAGGTCGCCGAGCACGCCCGCCTCTCCACCGACCTGCGGCGGTCGCTCCTCACGACAGGCGTCGGCCCGGGCGTCAACCACCTCGACCGCGCCAGCCAGCACCTCGCCGTCGAGATCGAGGCCCTCTCGGCGTGGGACCCCGCGTACCGCAAGCACCCCCACAGCGCCTGAGGCGACGGATGTCCATCGGTCGACGGCTGGCGCGACTCGTCCGCGCCGAGCGGCGCGTGCGCCCCGACGATCCCGTTCGAGCGGTCGAGGCTGCCCACGCGCGTCAGGAGGAGCTCGTGGACGCCGCTCGGCGCAGCGTCGCCGACGTCGCCGTGCACCGGCGCCGCACCGAGATCCTCGCGGAGCGCGCCGCGGCCGAGGCCGGGCGGGCCGCGGACCTGGCCGCAGCGGCAGTCGCCGCCGGCGACGACGGCGCCGCCCGCGAGTACCTGCGCAGCTCCCTCGCCGCCGAGGAACGTCACCGCACGCTCCAGGACCGCTACGCCGCGCTGGACGCCCAGGTCCGCGAGCTCGAACGCACTCTCGGCGGGCTCGAGTCGCGCACGGAGCAGGCCGCCCGCCACCTCGACGACCTGCGCGCCGACCACGACGCTGCCCGCGCGTCCCTCGGGATGCGGGACGCCGCCGCCGTCGCCGGCCGCCGGGCCGCCGACGCAGCGCTCGCCGCGGACCGCGCGGAGGACGAGATCCGCCGGCTGAGAGCACGCGCCGTCGGGCACGCCGAGCTCTCCTGGTCCGACCCCGGCTCCGCGCAGGTCCGAGACGCCTTCGACCGGCTCGAGACCGGACTGGCCGCCGAGAGGGAGCTCGAGCGGCTCAAGGAGCGCCGCGCCATCGAGGGCGGCTGACCGCTCCCCGCCCGCGACCCTCCTCGCCCGGGTTACCGGCCTTCCCCGCACCGCCGTCGCGGCGTAGCGTGGTCGGCGCGCCGGCCCGCCCGGCGACGGGGGCCCGCACGTCGACGGAGCGACGATGGCGAACGACCGGCTCAGACCGCAGACCCGCGCGCTCCTCGGCGCGTTCACCCTGCTCACGCTCCTCGCCGTCGTCTCCCTGGTCGGCGGTGCCGCGCAGACCGACCGCACCTTCGCCTGGACGATCCAGCCACCCGCGACGGCGACGTTCCTCGGGGTCGGCTACCTCTCGGGCACCGTGCTCGTCGTGGGCTCCTGGCGCTCGCGCTCCTGGGCGCGGACCCGTACCCCGGTTCTCGTCATCGGCGTGTTCACGGCTCTGACCCTGGCTGCCACGGTCCTCCACCTCGATCGTTTCCACCTCGGCGCGGGCGGGCTGGCGGAGGGCGCCGCCTGGGCGTGGCTCATCGTCTACGTCGTCGTGCCGCTGTGGATCGGTGTGACGCTGGTGCGTCAGGGCCGTCCAGCCGCCGGCCGCGGACGGCGCCTGCCGAACGTGCTGAGGGTTGCCCTCGCCGCCGAGGGAGCGGTGCTCGCCGTCGTGGGCGCCGTGCTGTACCTCGTCCCGGCCGCCTCGGCCTCCTGGTGGCCCTGGGCGCTGACGCCGCTCACGGCGCGCGCCGTCGCGTCGTGGCTCCTCGCGTACGGCCTGGCCGCTGCGCTCCTCGTCGGGGCGGACCGGCTCGACCTCCTCGAGGTGCCGGCCCTCGCGTACACGGTCCTGGGGGTCGGGGAGCTCGCCGTGGGTCTCGCGGCAGCCGGTGCCGGCACCGCCGACCTGGGGAGTCGCGCCGGCGTCGGCTACCTGGTCGTGGGCGGCACGGTCGTGCTCACCGGGGCGGCGACGGCTCTCGCCGCGCGGCGCGCCGGGACGACGCCCACCCCGCGGCGTGCCGGGCCGCGACTCACCCCCCGGCGCGCCGGGCCGAGACTCACCCCGCGGCGTGCGCGGACCCGTCCATGACGCCGACCAGACCGCGCTCGCCCGCGGCCATGACGTGGCCGTGCGCCGCCCGGAAGACGGGGGCCGCGACGGGGGAGAGTGCGCGCATCCACGGACGGCGCGTCTCGACGTCCCAGGTGATGTCGGTGGCCACACCGCCCGTGGTGGGGCGCAGCTCCCACCGTCCCCGGCCGGTGAGCTGCCCGGCCACCCGCGCCTCGACGAGGAACGGCGGCCGGATCCTCACCACCTCGACGCCGAAGGAGAGTCGGTACCCCAGCGGGGTCCGGAAGACGAGGTGCGTGCGCCGCCCGTGGCCCAGCCTGTCGCCGTCGGCCACGACCCGCGACGACGCCACGTACGGCCACCACGCCGGCCAGGCCTCGACGTCCCAGAGCACCGGCCACAGGTCGTCGGCCGTCGTGGGGACCTGCCACGTGGACGTGAGCAGGAATCGCGCCACCGGCACACCGCCTTCCGTCCTCGGGCCGAGCTCGACCGTCCAACCCTTCGACAGCTCCGGTGACCAGCCTGCCTGCCTGTCCGCGGACCAACCCGTCTGCCCGTCCGTCGACCGGCCTGCCCGTCCGTCCGGTGACCAGCCTGCCCGCCCGTCGCCCCCGCCACCACCTGGAGGTCCACAGCGATGACCACCGACGACGCCGTTGCCGGTCCTGTCCGTCCCGCGATCGTGCTCCTCACCCGCGACGACGGCACGCGCCGCATCGTCGAGGACGCGCTGCACCGCCGGTACGGCGCGGACTACGACGTCCACACCTTCGGTGACGTCGCGACCACCCACGACGAGCTCGCGGGGCTGACCGCCGCCGGGACACCGGTCGCCCTCGCCCTCGTGGCGCTGGGCACCGACGACCCCGACGGGCTCGAGGTCCTCGAGCACCTCCCGGTGGACCGCACCTGCGTGCGTGTGGCGCTCGTACGGTGGGGCGACTGGAGCACCACCCGGCCCATCTTCGACGCCATCGGCATGGGCGCGATCGACCGCTGGATCACGTGCCCCGGCCTGCCGGTCGACGAGGAGTTCCACACCGCCGTCACGGAGTACCTCGAGGAGGCGGCGACCCGGCGCGGCACCCGGTTCGAGGTGGTCCGCGTGGTGGGCGAGCGCTGGGACCCGCGCACGCAGCACCTGCGCGACCTCTTCGACCGAAACCACCTGCCCGCGGGCTTCTACGACGCCACCGCCCCGGAGGGGCGCGCCGTCCTGCGCGCCGCGGGGCTGGCGGACCCGGCCCTGCCCGTCGTGCTCCTGCACTACCAGCAGGTCCCGACCGTGCTGCAACGGCCCACCGACATCCAGATCGCCGACGCCTTCGGCCTCTTCGAGCCGGTCGGCAGGGACGAGGTGTTCGACCTGGCCATCATCGGCGCCGGTCCCGCCGGGCTCGGCGCCGCCGTGTACGCGGCGTCGGAGGGGCTGCGCTCGATCGTCGTGGAGCAGGAGGCCGTCGGCGGCCAGGCCGGGACGTCGTCGCTCATCCGCAACTACCTCGGCTTCCCCGCGGGCATCTCCGGCGGCCGCCTGGCGTTCCGCGCCTACGAGCAGGCCTGGACCTTCGGTGCCCGGTTCCACTTCATGCGCTCGGTCACCGGGCTGGCCGCCGACGGTGACGAGCGGCGCCTGACGCTCTCCGACCGCGGTACCGTCCGGGCCGCCACCGTGGTCCTGGCGACCGGGGCGTCCTACAAACGGCTCGGGGTCCCCAGCCTCGACGGCCTCTCCGGCCGCGGCGTCTTCTACGGGGCCACGGTCTCCGAGGCGCCGGCCATGCGCGGGCGCCAGGTGTACGTGGCCGGCGGAGGGAACTCCGCCGGCCAGGCGGCGGTGCACCTCGCCCGCTACGCCGATCACGTCACCCTGCTCGTGCGGCGCCAGGGCCTGGAGACGACGATGTCGGAGTACCTGCGCCGGGAGATCGCCTCCACCCCCGCGATCACCGTCCGCACCCGCTCCGAGGCGGTCGCCGGGACCGGGACGGACTTCCTCGAGACCCTCACCCTGCGCGACCTGGACACCGGCGCGGAGGAGACCGTGCCCGGCGTGCTGTTCGTCCTCATCGGTGCCGAGCCGCACTCGCAGTGGCTCGCGGGCTCCGTCGCACGCGACCGGTGGGGCTACGTCCTCACCGGCGCGGACCTCACCGGCGGCCGGGGCACGGCCGCCCCGGCACCGGAGGACCCCACCTGGCCGGCGGAACGGTCCCCGGCGATGCTCGAGACGACGATGCCCGGGGTGTTCGCCGTCGGTGACGTCCGGCACGGCTCGGTCAAGCGCGTGGCCTCGGCGGTGGGGGAGGGGGCGCTCGCCGTCTCCCTGGTCCACCAGCACCTGGCCCGCCGGTAGCGGCCGGTGGGGCGCCCGGCCCGGCCGGGCCGGCACCGGTGGGGCGCCCGGCCCGGCCGGCAGGAACCGCTGGGGCACCCAGGCCGCCGCACCAGAACCGGTGGGCCCGGGCGGGGCATCCGACGGCGTCATGGCGCGTAGCGTCGGCCCTGTGAACGACGACGTCATCAGGGTCGACCGCCTGGAGAAGTCCTTCGGCCGGGTGCGGGCACTCGACGGGCTCGACCTCACGGTCGCCCGCGGGGAGGTCCACGCCTTCCTCGGGCCCAACGGTGCGGGGAAGTCCACCACGATCCGGGTCCTGCTCGGCCTGCTGCGGCCCGACGCCGGCCACGTCGAGCTGCTGGGCGGGGACCCCTGGCGCGACGTCGTCGCCCTCCACCGGCGCCTCGCCTACGTCCCCGGCGACGTCAGCCTGTGGCCGGGCATGACCGGCGGCCAGGCGATCGACCTGCTCGGGAATCTGCGCGGTGGGCTCGACGAACGGCGCCGCGCCCACCTCCTCGAGCGCTTCGAGCTCGACCCCACCAAGCGCGGGCGCACCTACTCCAAGGGCAACCGGCAGAAGGTCGCGATCGTCGCCGCGCTCGCGTCCGACGTCGAGCTCCTCGTCCTGGACGAGCCCACCTCCGGCCTGGACCCGCTCATGGAGGCGGTCTTCCAGGAGGAGATCGCCGCCGAGCGCGAGCGCGGCCGCACCGTCCTGCTCTCGTCCCACATCCTCAGCGAGGCCGAGGCGCTCGCGGACCGCGTGAGCATCATCCGCGAGGGCCGGGTCGTCGAGACCGGCACGCTCGCCACGCTGCGCCGGCGTACCCGCACCACGGTGCGCGCGGACCTGGCCGGCCCGCCGCCCGCCACGCTCGACGGCCTGCGTGCGGTGCGCGACGCCGAGATCGAGACGCGTGACGGTCGGTCGGTGCTCACCGGTCACGTCGACGGCGACGACCTCGCCGCCGCCGCGGCGGAGCTGTCCCGTCTCGAGCTGCTCTCGCTCACCGTGGCACCGCCGTCGCTGGAGGACCTCTTCCTGCGGCACTACGGGTCACCGTAATGAGTGCTGCCCGCGCGCGTGCGGGGGCACACGTCGCCAGCGGGGGCACGACCGCTGCGCACACCCGGACCCGCTCCCGCGCACACGGGGCGAACCGGCGCGGCGAGCCGCGCGCCGACGCGCCCAGGGGCACCGCCGCCATGACCGGGACGCGGCGTCTTCTCGTGGCCCTCGCCGAGCAGGACCGCGCGTCCATCGCTCCGTGGGTCGCCCTCATCACGGTGCTGTCCGCGTCGTCGGTGCTCGTGTACCCGTGGATCTTCCCCGACTCCGCGAGCCGGCTCGAGCTGGCCGCGACCGTGGGAGCGAACCCCGCCCTCGGCCTCATCTTCGGCCCGGCGCGGGACCTCTCCACCGCCGACGGGTTCAACGCCTGGCGTGCGTTGAGCCTGGGCGGGTTCTTCGCCGCCCTCATGGCGATCTTCACGGTGGTGCGCAACAGCCGCGCCCTGGAGGACTCCGGGCAGGCCGAGCTCGTCGCCGCCGGCGTCGTCGGCCGCGGGGCCCGGCTCGGCGCGGCCGTCGGCCTGGCGGGCCTGGCGTCGGTCGCGCTCGGCGTCGTCTCGGCGCTCGTCACGATCCTGCTCGGCGGCTCCCTGGTGGACTCGCTGACCCTCTCGGCCACCTTCACCGCCTCGGGGCTGATGTTCGCCGGGGTCGCGGCCGTGGCGGCGCAGCTCGGCTCGGACGCGCGGACGGCGAGCACGCTCGCCGTCGTCGTCCTGGGGTCCTCCTTCCTCCTGCGCGGCTGGGTCGACGCGGGCGGCGGCGCGGAGTGGATGAGGTGGCTCAGCCCTCTGGGGTGGATGCACGAGGTCCGGCCTGCGGCCGGGAACCACTGGCTGCCCCTGCTCGCCGCCCTGGGGCTGAGTGTGGCGCTGATCGCCGTCGCGGTCGCGCTGCAGTCGCGGCGCGACTTCGGCCAGGGAGTCGTGCCGGTCGCGCCGGGACCGGCACGAGGCCGGGTCGCGGCCACGCTCACCGGGTTCGTCGTCCTCCTGCACCGCGGTGCACTCCTGTCGTGGGCGGTGGCGTTCGCCGTCGTCGGCGCGGTGTTCGGCACCCTCGCGACGTCGGTGGGCGAGCTCATCGCGGAGAACCCCACCGTCGGCCTGCTCATCGCCGCCGGCGGCGCGACGGAGGAGAGCCTCGTCCTCCAGCTGGTCCTGACCCTCCTCAGCCTCCTGGGCACCCTCGCCGCGGTCCTCGGCGTCCAGGTGGTCATGCGGCTGCGGGCCGAGGAGGTCGCCCACCGGGTCGAGCCGGTCCTGGGCGCGGCCGTGCCCCGCTCGGCCCTCCTGCTGCGCCACGCGGCCGTCGCGCTCCTCGCCCCGGCGGTGGCGATGCTCCTCGGCGGCACGGTCCTGGCCTGGGTCGCCGCGTCGCAGGACGCCACGGTCGGTGCCGGCGAGGTCGTGTCGCAGGCGGTCGCCACGGTGCCGGCCGCGTGGGTGCTGGTCGCGCTCGCGCTGGCCGCCGTCGGGGCCCGGCCCCGCCTGCGCATGGTGGGGTGGGCCGGGGTGGTGGCGAGCTTCGCCCTGACGATCCTCGGCCCGATCTTCCGCCTCGACGACTGGGTGCTGGGTATCAGCCCGTTCTGGCACGTGCCGGACGTCAACGCCGCCGAGCCGGACCTCACCGGTCTGGCGGGGCTGGCTCTGGTGACCGCGGCGCTCGTGGTCGTGGCGTTCGTGGGCTTCCGCCGCCGCGACGTCGACTAGCGCCCGGCTCCGGCGTCGTCCGTCGCACGGGGTCCCCGTCGCGTTCCCGCCGCTGAACCGCCGCGCCCACTGTGCCGCGCCTCTAGCGTTCGTCCATGCGAATCCGTGCGCTCATCGTCGTCGCCCTGCTTGCCGCGGGCGGCGCCGGCTGCACCGACACGACCCGGCCCCTCGTCCCGGTCACCTCCGGGTCGGCAGCGCCGGCCCCGACCGCCCCAGTGACGTCGAAGCCGTCGGCCGGCGAACCCACCCTGACCGGCGAGACCGCGGCGGCCGGCGCGGGGACGTCGGCGCCGTGGACGGTCCCGGACGTCCCGGGCGAGATCGCCCGGGCGATCGTCTCCGGCGGCAACGGGGAGAGCATGATCTCCGGAGCCGCCACGGCCGGGGAGCCGCTCACGCTCCGGGTCGCGTGCCGAGACACGGCGTCAGGGGCCGAGGCCGGGTACTCCCTCGTCGACGCCCGCGTCGACCAGGAGCGCTCACTGGGGGAGCGCACCTTCCTCAGCGGTACGGCGCAGTGCGACGGGCTCGAGACCGTGAACGGCTTCTCCGCCGATTTCACCGGGCCCGTGCAGGTCATCCTCACGATCGACGCAGTGGACCCCGTCGACGGCTACGCGATCCTCAGCACGTCCTAACGACCGGCCTCCCGGACCAGCTCCTCGAGCCGGTCCGCGTGCGCACCGCGCCAGAACGGCTTGCCGCACCGCGTGCACCGGACGAACTCCTCGTACGTGCGCGCGGTACCCGGCAGCAGCAGGTGGGCCACCTCCGCCTTCGTCACGGGGACGAGCGGCCCGCCGCACCGCGCACACAGCGTCAGCGGGGCGAGCGGCGGTCGAACCGGTCCAGGACGTCCGCGAGCTGCTCCGTGGTCGTCCGGCCGTGGACGTCCGCGGCGCGGGCGGGCTGCCGGGCCCAGGAGCCGGCCGTCGTGGCGACCACGGCGCCCCCGTCGGGGGCGAGCACCCGACGTCGGAGCAGCCCTCGGTCCTGGGTCAGCAGCACCCGGGTCTCGGCGACGGCGCGCGCGGCCAGCTCGTCGTCGTCGGCGG
Coding sequences within it:
- a CDS encoding SRPBCC family protein, whose protein sequence is MARFLLTSTWQVPTTADDLWPVLWDVEAWPAWWPYVASSRVVADGDRLGHGRRTHLVFRTPLGYRLSFGVEVVRIRPPFLVEARVAGQLTGRGRWELRPTTGGVATDITWDVETRRPWMRALSPVAAPVFRAAHGHVMAAGERGLVGVMDGSAHAAG
- a CDS encoding FAD-dependent oxidoreductase; this translates as MTTDDAVAGPVRPAIVLLTRDDGTRRIVEDALHRRYGADYDVHTFGDVATTHDELAGLTAAGTPVALALVALGTDDPDGLEVLEHLPVDRTCVRVALVRWGDWSTTRPIFDAIGMGAIDRWITCPGLPVDEEFHTAVTEYLEEAATRRGTRFEVVRVVGERWDPRTQHLRDLFDRNHLPAGFYDATAPEGRAVLRAAGLADPALPVVLLHYQQVPTVLQRPTDIQIADAFGLFEPVGRDEVFDLAIIGAGPAGLGAAVYAASEGLRSIVVEQEAVGGQAGTSSLIRNYLGFPAGISGGRLAFRAYEQAWTFGARFHFMRSVTGLAADGDERRLTLSDRGTVRAATVVLATGASYKRLGVPSLDGLSGRGVFYGATVSEAPAMRGRQVYVAGGGNSAGQAAVHLARYADHVTLLVRRQGLETTMSEYLRREIASTPAITVRTRSEAVAGTGTDFLETLTLRDLDTGAEETVPGVLFVLIGAEPHSQWLAGSVARDRWGYVLTGADLTGGRGTAAPAPEDPTWPAERSPAMLETTMPGVFAVGDVRHGSVKRVASAVGEGALAVSLVHQHLARR
- a CDS encoding ABC transporter ATP-binding protein is translated as MNDDVIRVDRLEKSFGRVRALDGLDLTVARGEVHAFLGPNGAGKSTTIRVLLGLLRPDAGHVELLGGDPWRDVVALHRRLAYVPGDVSLWPGMTGGQAIDLLGNLRGGLDERRRAHLLERFELDPTKRGRTYSKGNRQKVAIVAALASDVELLVLDEPTSGLDPLMEAVFQEEIAAERERGRTVLLSSHILSEAEALADRVSIIREGRVVETGTLATLRRRTRTTVRADLAGPPPATLDGLRAVRDAEIETRDGRSVLTGHVDGDDLAAAAAELSRLELLSLTVAPPSLEDLFLRHYGSP
- a CDS encoding multidrug ABC transporter permease; the encoded protein is MTGTRRLLVALAEQDRASIAPWVALITVLSASSVLVYPWIFPDSASRLELAATVGANPALGLIFGPARDLSTADGFNAWRALSLGGFFAALMAIFTVVRNSRALEDSGQAELVAAGVVGRGARLGAAVGLAGLASVALGVVSALVTILLGGSLVDSLTLSATFTASGLMFAGVAAVAAQLGSDARTASTLAVVVLGSSFLLRGWVDAGGGAEWMRWLSPLGWMHEVRPAAGNHWLPLLAALGLSVALIAVAVALQSRRDFGQGVVPVAPGPARGRVAATLTGFVVLLHRGALLSWAVAFAVVGAVFGTLATSVGELIAENPTVGLLIAAGGATEESLVLQLVLTLLSLLGTLAAVLGVQVVMRLRAEEVAHRVEPVLGAAVPRSALLLRHAAVALLAPAVAMLLGGTVLAWVAASQDATVGAGEVVSQAVATVPAAWVLVALALAAVGARPRLRMVGWAGVVASFALTILGPIFRLDDWVLGISPFWHVPDVNAAEPDLTGLAGLALVTAALVVVAFVGFRRRDVD